One genomic segment of Deinococcus aestuarii includes these proteins:
- a CDS encoding tyrosine-protein kinase domain-containing protein, protein MQTSPPRGPSADQIDLRQVFGTLRRSAPLLLLAPALVAGGTYALTKRQPPTYESSASVIAVDNDAQNSLINNTLVTAPPLPQGAVEQVMRSRSLLNDVVGRLEQTDLGPALVGTIRRDLTNELAERDFTRFKVRARLDPQQRGVYELRAQAETPEAARLLAEAGVRSLIAWDNDRAKQGVIRSRQSLQEQLRSLTVRINATPPGNLERQSLVAARGQLLQNLSQVAVLETAASGTLVLVSEPVAPLTPVSPRPLRNAALAGLLALFLTAAGALLSDSLRRRVDGPADLLPLGLPLLGQLPLLRRRSLGEGFIQASRSGPLYESVGFLRINVLSLLPEGGQRRLVISSTYPGEGKSSVTAALAESLGASGMRVLVIDADLRRPTQLKVWSPERLATHPLPGTRPGLPPATTVPDMFLHPEAAHVTRVSPGVDLLPAGTSQRAGGVTGLLSQPAFRTHLDRWSQGYDYVLIDTPPMLSLPDTLAVAPYTDGILLVVEGGKTRLADVERTLQNARVAKVKVLGLVLNKVARASSTYSSYGYGADHTDPPVRSSRSPVTQM, encoded by the coding sequence ATGCAGACTTCCCCCCCCCGTGGCCCGAGCGCGGACCAGATTGACCTCCGGCAGGTGTTCGGCACGCTGCGGCGCTCTGCCCCACTGCTGCTGCTGGCTCCGGCGCTCGTCGCCGGGGGCACCTACGCCCTGACCAAACGCCAGCCGCCGACCTACGAGTCGAGCGCGAGCGTGATCGCCGTGGACAACGACGCGCAAAATTCCCTGATCAACAACACCCTGGTGACGGCGCCGCCGCTGCCCCAGGGCGCGGTCGAGCAGGTGATGCGCAGCCGCAGCCTCCTGAACGACGTGGTGGGGCGGCTGGAGCAGACGGACCTCGGCCCCGCGCTGGTGGGCACCATCCGCCGGGACCTGACGAACGAACTCGCCGAGCGCGACTTCACCCGCTTCAAGGTCCGGGCCCGCCTCGATCCCCAGCAGCGCGGGGTGTACGAACTGCGCGCGCAGGCGGAGACGCCCGAGGCCGCCCGGCTCCTAGCCGAGGCCGGGGTGCGCTCGCTGATCGCCTGGGACAACGACCGCGCCAAGCAGGGGGTGATCCGCTCCCGGCAGAGCCTTCAGGAGCAGCTCCGCAGCCTGACGGTGCGGATCAACGCGACTCCGCCGGGCAACCTGGAGCGCCAGAGCCTCGTGGCGGCGCGCGGGCAGCTCCTGCAAAACCTCTCGCAGGTCGCGGTGCTGGAGACGGCGGCGAGCGGCACGCTGGTGCTCGTGTCCGAGCCGGTCGCCCCCCTCACGCCGGTCTCTCCCCGGCCCCTGCGCAACGCGGCCCTGGCGGGACTGCTCGCCCTCTTCCTGACGGCGGCGGGAGCGCTCCTCAGTGACAGCCTGCGCCGCCGGGTGGACGGCCCGGCGGACCTGCTCCCGCTGGGGCTGCCGCTGCTCGGGCAGTTGCCGCTGCTGCGCCGCCGCAGCCTGGGGGAGGGCTTCATCCAGGCCAGCCGCAGCGGGCCGCTCTACGAGAGCGTGGGCTTCTTGCGGATCAACGTGCTGTCGCTGCTCCCCGAGGGGGGCCAGCGGCGGCTGGTGATTTCGAGCACCTACCCCGGCGAGGGCAAGAGTTCGGTCACGGCGGCCCTGGCCGAGAGCCTGGGGGCGAGCGGGATGCGGGTCCTCGTGATCGACGCCGACCTGCGCCGCCCCACCCAGCTCAAGGTCTGGTCCCCCGAGCGCCTCGCCACCCACCCCCTGCCGGGCACCCGGCCGGGCCTGCCCCCCGCCACGACGGTACCCGACATGTTCCTGCACCCGGAAGCCGCCCACGTCACCCGGGTCTCGCCGGGCGTGGACCTGCTTCCCGCAGGCACGTCCCAGCGCGCCGGGGGCGTGACCGGTCTCCTGAGTCAGCCCGCCTTCCGCACCCACCTCGACCGCTGGTCGCAGGGGTACGACTACGTGCTGATCGACACGCCGCCGATGCTGTCCCTGCCCGACACGCTGGCGGTCGCCCCCTACACCGACGGCATCCTCCTCGTCGTGGAGGGCGGCAAGACCCGGCTGGCCGACGTGGAGCGCACCCTGCAAAATGCCCGGGTGGCGAAGGTCAAGGTGCTGGGCCTCGTGTTGAACAAGGTCGCGCGCGCGAGCAGCACCTACTCCAGCTACGGCTACGGGGCCGACCACACCGATCCGCCCGTGCGCTCCTCCCGCAGCCCCGTGACCCAGATGTGA
- a CDS encoding DHA2 family efflux MFS transporter permease subunit yields the protein MSAPAEPLAPRDRAVILILLIASFVVILNETIMNVALPRLMADLRITAGTAQWLSTAFMLTMAVVIPVTGFLLQRLQTRTVFLTAMTLFCVGTLLAALSPGFVPLLLARIVQAGGTAIMLPLLITTVLTLVPGPGRGAVMGQISIVISVAPAVGPTISGLILQVLPWRFLFLFVLPIALAALGYGARTLRNVGTPQRLTLDVISVPLSALGFGGLVYALSRFGETPGGLGNSAVSVPLLVGSVSLAAFLWRQVVLGRRGTPLLDLRAFRFPVFTLGVGLMVIAMMALFGGGVLLPLYLQNLRGLDTLQTGLLLLPGGLLMGLLAPGIGRLYDRVGPRPLALPGTVLMTLVLVGLGRIDTGTPVWALLALHLTLSVGLALLFTPVFTSALGPLPPHLYSHGSAILSTLQQVAGAAGTALLVTLMAGRAASLTTQGAAQVPAQVAGLHLAFTVSAAIAALAVGLALFLRRAPQAPGVAVGQPLAQPGD from the coding sequence GTGAGTGCCCCCGCCGAACCGCTCGCCCCGCGTGACCGCGCCGTCATCCTGATCCTGTTGATCGCCAGCTTCGTGGTCATCCTCAACGAGACGATCATGAACGTGGCCCTGCCGCGCCTGATGGCCGACCTGCGGATCACGGCGGGCACGGCGCAGTGGCTCTCGACCGCGTTCATGCTGACGATGGCGGTCGTGATCCCCGTGACCGGCTTCCTGCTCCAGCGGCTCCAGACCCGCACCGTGTTCCTCACGGCCATGACGCTGTTTTGCGTGGGCACCCTGCTCGCGGCCCTCTCGCCGGGCTTCGTGCCGCTGCTGCTGGCGCGGATCGTGCAGGCGGGCGGCACGGCGATCATGCTGCCCCTGCTGATCACCACCGTGCTGACCCTGGTGCCCGGGCCAGGACGCGGGGCGGTGATGGGCCAGATCAGCATCGTGATCTCGGTGGCGCCCGCCGTCGGGCCGACGATCTCGGGGCTGATCCTCCAGGTGCTGCCCTGGCGCTTTCTGTTCCTCTTCGTGCTGCCCATCGCGCTCGCCGCACTGGGCTACGGGGCCCGCACGTTGAGGAACGTGGGCACCCCGCAACGGCTGACCCTCGACGTGATCTCGGTGCCCCTGTCCGCGCTGGGCTTCGGCGGCCTCGTCTACGCCCTGAGCCGCTTCGGGGAGACGCCCGGCGGGCTGGGCAATTCCGCCGTGAGTGTGCCGCTGCTGGTGGGGAGCGTCTCGCTGGCCGCCTTCCTGTGGCGACAGGTCGTGCTGGGGCGCCGGGGGACGCCGCTCCTCGACCTGCGGGCCTTCCGGTTCCCGGTCTTCACGCTGGGTGTGGGGCTGATGGTGATCGCCATGATGGCGCTGTTCGGCGGCGGGGTCCTGCTGCCGCTGTACCTCCAGAACCTGCGCGGCCTGGACACGCTGCAAACCGGCCTGCTGCTGCTGCCCGGCGGCCTGCTGATGGGCCTGCTCGCCCCGGGCATCGGGCGGCTGTACGACCGCGTTGGGCCGCGCCCGCTCGCCCTGCCCGGCACGGTCCTGATGACGCTGGTGCTCGTCGGCCTGGGCCGGATCGACACGGGCACGCCCGTCTGGGCGCTGCTGGCGCTGCACCTCACCCTCAGCGTGGGGCTGGCGCTGCTCTTCACCCCCGTGTTCACGAGTGCCCTGGGCCCGCTGCCGCCGCACCTGTACTCGCACGGCAGCGCCATCCTCAGCACCCTGCAACAGGTGGCGGGCGCGGCGGGTACGGCCCTGCTCGTCACCCTGATGGCGGGCCGCGCCGCCAGCCTGACCACCCAGGGCGCGGCTCAGGTCCCCGCGCAGGTGGCCGGGCTCCACCTCGCCTTCACGGTCTCGGCCGCCATCGCCGCGCTGGCGGTGGGGTTGGCCCTCTTCCTGAGGCGTGCCCCGCAGGCCCCGGGAGTGGCCGTGGGCCAGCCCCTGGCCCAGCCGGGCGACTGA
- a CDS encoding VOC family protein: MAQLQAYLGFTDNGQEAMTFYQRRLGGTLEVQTVGESPVAADLPAGMQERVLQWVLTRGDLTLMGSDMGTDVRPNGAVSLMLECGSREEIETAFQKLSEGGTVTHPFGPSFWGSTFGHLTDRSGFQWMLNHTHGPPHSVLQETS; this comes from the coding sequence ATGGCACAGCTTCAGGCGTATCTCGGCTTCACCGACAACGGCCAGGAGGCGATGACGTTCTACCAGCGGCGTCTGGGCGGCACGCTGGAGGTGCAGACCGTGGGCGAGTCCCCGGTGGCCGCCGACCTGCCCGCCGGGATGCAGGAGAGGGTGCTGCAATGGGTCCTCACGCGGGGCGACCTCACGCTGATGGGCTCGGACATGGGGACGGACGTGCGCCCGAACGGGGCCGTCTCGCTGATGCTGGAATGCGGCAGCCGGGAGGAGATCGAGACGGCCTTCCAGAAGCTCTCGGAGGGCGGCACCGTCACCCATCCCTTCGGCCCGTCCTTCTGGGGCTCGACCTTCGGGCACCTGACCGACCGCTCCGGCTTCCAGTGGATGCTGAACCACACGCACGGACCTCCTCACAGCGTCTTGCAGGAGACCTCATGA
- a CDS encoding dihydrofolate reductase family protein produces the protein MGRLVMSEFLSLDGVMEEPSWTAAYWNDEIAAFKETEMAGAQALLLGRVTYEGFARAWPSRTDEESGGARMNALPKYVASATLTRADWQNSTVLGADVAGEVAALKARLGGDLLMYGSGMLGRFLLERGLVDQLNLIVYPLTLGAGQRLFGGTAVGLTLLESRAFSSGAVLLQYAPAAK, from the coding sequence ATGGGCAGACTCGTGATGTCCGAATTCCTGTCGCTCGACGGCGTGATGGAGGAGCCGAGCTGGACGGCGGCCTACTGGAACGACGAGATCGCCGCCTTCAAGGAAACCGAGATGGCGGGCGCGCAGGCCCTGCTGCTGGGCCGCGTGACCTACGAGGGCTTCGCGCGGGCCTGGCCCTCCCGCACCGACGAGGAGAGCGGCGGCGCCCGCATGAACGCCCTGCCCAAGTACGTCGCCTCGGCCACCCTGACGCGGGCCGACTGGCAGAACTCCACGGTGCTGGGCGCCGACGTGGCCGGGGAGGTCGCGGCGCTCAAGGCGCGGCTCGGCGGCGACCTCCTGATGTACGGCAGCGGCATGCTGGGCCGCTTCCTGCTGGAACGGGGGCTGGTGGACCAGCTCAACCTGATCGTGTACCCGCTGACCCTGGGCGCGGGCCAGCGGCTGTTCGGGGGGACTGCGGTGGGCCTGACCCTGCTGGAGTCCCGCGCGTTCTCCTCCGGGGCCGTGCTGCTCCAGTACGCGCCCGCGGCGAAGTAA
- a CDS encoding dihydrofolate reductase family protein, with protein sequence MGRVFLDLALSLDGFIAGPSGEDGGLHDWYFAEQGAAEGIKRELREGIGAMILGHTAFGTAPDGFDTEYRVPHFILTHRARPAVERGGARFIFVTDGIGSALARAREAAGERDVCVAGGADTARQFLNAGLLDELHLHLAPVLLGGGLRLFGPLDRPVRLDRVRAVESAHATHLTYRVGRT encoded by the coding sequence ATGGGCCGGGTTTTTCTCGACCTCGCCCTGTCGCTCGACGGCTTTATCGCCGGGCCAAGCGGCGAGGACGGCGGCCTGCACGACTGGTACTTCGCCGAACAGGGCGCGGCCGAGGGCATCAAGCGGGAACTGCGGGAAGGCATAGGGGCGATGATTCTGGGCCACACGGCCTTCGGCACCGCCCCCGACGGCTTCGACACCGAGTACCGGGTGCCGCACTTCATCCTGACCCACCGCGCCCGCCCGGCGGTGGAGCGCGGCGGCGCCCGCTTCATCTTCGTCACGGACGGCATCGGAAGCGCCCTGGCCCGGGCCCGCGAGGCCGCCGGAGAGCGCGACGTGTGCGTGGCGGGCGGCGCGGACACGGCCCGGCAGTTCCTGAACGCCGGATTGCTCGACGAGCTGCACCTCCACCTCGCGCCCGTGCTGCTGGGCGGCGGCCTGCGGCTGTTCGGACCCCTGGACCGGCCCGTGCGGCTGGACCGCGTGCGGGCCGTGGAATCCGCGCACGCCACACACCTGACCTACCGGGTGGGGAGGACCTGA